Proteins encoded together in one Marispirochaeta sp. window:
- a CDS encoding ParA family protein, with amino-acid sequence MGKVIVFANQKGGVGKTTTTANLGAYLAEAGKRVLLVDFDPQGNLSSSVGAHVEEASIYDVVTKGIPIRDVIQETTVKNLFIVPSNIDLTGANVELIEEKEREFFLKKVLNSVHTEWDYILIDCPPSLGLLTVNGLVAADYVLVPLQCEYFALEGLTLLLQTIQRVQKNLNPDLSIAGIVFTMYDSRTKLANEVVQEVTNYFKDKVFRTIIPRNIRLSEAPSHGVPINQYNASCSGARSYKELAEEVIKRV; translated from the coding sequence ATGGGTAAAGTAATCGTTTTTGCAAATCAAAAAGGCGGCGTTGGCAAGACCACCACAACCGCGAATCTCGGAGCATATCTGGCAGAGGCGGGTAAACGCGTTCTGCTGGTGGATTTTGATCCTCAGGGGAACCTTTCTTCCAGTGTAGGTGCACATGTAGAAGAGGCCAGCATTTATGATGTTGTTACCAAGGGTATTCCCATCCGGGATGTTATTCAGGAAACGACAGTAAAAAATCTCTTTATTGTCCCGTCTAATATTGACTTAACCGGGGCCAATGTTGAGCTGATTGAAGAAAAAGAGCGGGAGTTCTTTTTGAAAAAGGTTCTCAATAGTGTACATACTGAGTGGGACTATATTCTTATTGATTGTCCTCCTTCTCTTGGGCTTTTGACGGTTAACGGGCTGGTTGCTGCAGACTATGTGCTTGTACCCTTACAGTGCGAGTATTTTGCCCTTGAAGGTCTTACATTATTACTGCAGACAATACAGCGGGTACAGAAAAATCTGAATCCCGATCTTTCCATAGCCGGTATTGTGTTTACCATGTACGATTCCCGTACCAAACTGGCAAACGAGGTGGTGCAGGAGGTAACGAACTACTTCAAGGACAAGGTCTTCCGCACAATAATTCCGAGAAATATTCGTTTATCCGAAGCTCCTTCTCATGGGGTCCCAATCAATCAGTATAACGCCTCCTGTTCCGGCGCACGGAGTTATAAAGAGTTGGCGGAAGAGGTAATTAAACGTGTCTAA
- a CDS encoding NifU family protein, with product MRDEVIKAIQDVRPSLQADGGDIEFVDLSDSGQVTVRLTGACNGCPMAQMTLKQGVEQYLKEKVPGVVSVDSV from the coding sequence ATGCGCGACGAGGTGATTAAGGCCATACAGGATGTCCGGCCCTCTCTGCAGGCTGACGGCGGCGATATTGAGTTTGTTGACCTTTCCGACAGCGGTCAGGTTACAGTCAGACTGACTGGTGCATGTAACGGATGTCCCATGGCACAGATGACCCTGAAACAGGGCGTAGAACAGTATTTAAAAGAAAAAGTACCGGGCGTAGTTTCTGTTGATTCAGTATAA
- the add gene encoding adenosine deaminase yields MQQVKDKEQTRIEKLIHSIPKTEIHLHLEGLVSVDTLWYLISRNKLEFDGINTREDLEQQFDFKSLDEFIWFYINILQNAFRTSEDLKCLITDAKTYLSRNNIVYAEIFFAPSKFVQNGLEFAEMMQILHDGAQKLQSEDNIEIKFIIDVSRSYGIENAEQNLALTLEHLNDSIIGIGLGGSESQGPAELFPSVFKKAIDKGLKVVAHAGEDVDSSSIWNSIKFLKAQRIGHGISARDDAKLIEYLQKTGIPLEICPTSNVFTRKFIQRLEDHPIRLFFDSGINVTLNTDDPTLFNIDLVEEYYNMYNHLDFTIEELFQLMKNTLFATFLPQEKKSALWEKTVAAIKRAGYLAP; encoded by the coding sequence ATGCAACAGGTGAAAGATAAAGAACAAACCAGAATAGAAAAACTAATCCACAGTATCCCCAAAACCGAGATTCATCTCCACTTGGAAGGTCTTGTCAGTGTTGATACCTTGTGGTATTTGATCAGCCGCAACAAGCTTGAGTTTGATGGTATAAACACCCGGGAAGATCTGGAACAGCAGTTCGATTTTAAAAGCCTCGACGAGTTCATCTGGTTCTATATAAATATCCTGCAAAATGCCTTTCGAACGTCTGAAGATCTCAAGTGCCTTATAACTGACGCAAAAACATACCTCTCACGAAACAACATTGTTTACGCTGAGATATTCTTTGCTCCCTCGAAATTTGTCCAGAACGGTCTCGAATTTGCAGAGATGATGCAGATTCTCCACGATGGAGCCCAAAAATTACAATCAGAAGACAATATAGAGATTAAATTCATCATCGATGTCTCCCGCAGCTATGGTATTGAAAACGCTGAACAGAACCTCGCGCTTACCCTCGAGCATTTGAACGATTCAATCATCGGAATTGGACTCGGCGGTTCTGAAAGCCAGGGACCGGCGGAGCTCTTTCCCTCGGTATTTAAAAAGGCCATAGACAAAGGACTCAAAGTAGTCGCACATGCCGGAGAGGATGTAGACTCAAGCTCCATCTGGAACAGTATAAAGTTTCTGAAAGCCCAGCGTATAGGTCACGGAATCAGCGCCCGGGACGATGCCAAACTAATCGAGTATCTTCAAAAAACCGGAATTCCCCTGGAGATCTGTCCTACCAGTAATGTTTTTACACGAAAGTTCATACAGCGCCTGGAGGATCATCCTATTCGCCTTTTTTTCGACAGCGGCATCAATGTTACTCTCAATACCGATGATCCGACTCTCTTTAACATTGACCTGGTAGAAGAATACTATAATATGTACAACCATCTGGATTTTACAATCGAGGAATTATTTCAACTCATGAAAAACACCCTGTTTGCTACCTTTTTGCCTCAGGAAAAAAAGTCAGCTCTATGGGAAAAAACCGTTGCAGCAATAAAACGTGCAGGATACCTGGCCCCCTAA
- a CDS encoding GxxExxY protein, with amino-acid sequence MKTPHNISIVDFKPNTNRREDFLTEKVIGISMRIHSFFGPGLLESCYEGALCYELLQEKIPFERQKDIYCVYKGVDLGIAYRADIILENRVVIELKSCERNHPVFCRQLLSYLKLANVSVGLLINFNVPRLIDGITRIVNNY; translated from the coding sequence ATGAAAACACCACACAACATTTCAATTGTCGATTTTAAACCCAACACCAACCGCCGTGAAGACTTTCTAACGGAAAAGGTTATTGGTATCTCGATGAGGATTCACAGCTTCTTTGGTCCCGGACTTCTGGAATCATGCTATGAAGGAGCTCTCTGCTATGAATTGCTACAAGAAAAAATCCCCTTTGAACGCCAAAAAGATATCTACTGTGTTTATAAGGGGGTAGATTTAGGTATTGCCTACAGAGCAGATATTATCCTAGAAAACCGGGTTGTTATTGAACTTAAAAGTTGTGAGAGAAATCATCCGGTATTTTGCCGCCAACTTTTGTCGTATCTGAAGCTGGCAAACGTTTCTGTTGGATTATTAATTAATTTTAATGTGCCCCGCTTAATAGATGGAATAACAAGGATAGTGAATAACTATTAG
- the gyrA gene encoding DNA topoisomerase (ATP-hydrolyzing) subunit A, which translates to MEETTGKTIPIAIEDEIKESYLNYAMSVIVSRALPDVRDGLKPVHRRILYGMSEMGLRHDRAPKKCARIVGDVLGKFHPHGDASVYDALVRLAQTFSMRYPVVNGQGNFGSVDGDPPAAMRYTESRLQRVAEEMVRDIKKETVDFGPNYDDSMDEPLVLPAAFPYMLANGASGIAVGMATNIPPHNLNEICKGIAAYIENPDITIDELMHFIKGPDFPTGGIIFGRRGIKKAYKTGKGKIVVRSRFVLEQMKNGKERIIVTELPYAVNKANLLIRIAELIKDRKIDGISDLRDESDRNGMRVVIELKKGAIPKVILNQLFTHTSLQQNFNVNNLALVKGRPQILTLKDAVVYFVEHREEVVTRRTRYDLRRAQEREHILIGLKIALDNIDEVIRVIKSSRNVDTARENLMNGFELSEKQAQAILDMRLQKLTSLETQKIIDELNEIRALIAYLQDLLSDPKKILNVVKEETLEIAQKFGDDRRTEILIDEVEEINIEDLIKKEDMVVLTTNRGMIKRVPVSAYRNQGRGGKGSMSANLRDEDFIENLFIASTHDHVMFITSEGKAYWIKVHEIPEGSRNTRGTNIRALLQISADEEITAVVSIKDFDQEGYLFMGTSRGVVKKVKISDFSNARSRGIRAINLDSGDRLISAQLTGGDNDLVMVSKHGMALRFREEAVRSMGRASRGVQGIKLQKEDELAGVLCVHPEEKMMLLSEYGYGKRIDYENFNPHGRATRGQIAYRVSEKTGEVIGVSSLKEEDEIVCITSQGNTIKIRSNEVSVMGKSAFGVRVVNIASPDVVIGMARVVKEDDEEKLEPEST; encoded by the coding sequence GTGGAAGAGACTACCGGGAAAACAATACCCATTGCCATTGAAGATGAAATAAAAGAGTCCTATTTAAATTATGCCATGTCGGTTATCGTCAGTCGGGCCCTGCCGGATGTGCGGGATGGTCTGAAACCGGTTCACCGGCGAATTCTCTACGGAATGAGCGAAATGGGACTCCGGCATGACCGCGCGCCCAAGAAATGTGCCCGTATTGTCGGAGACGTTCTGGGTAAATTCCATCCCCATGGGGATGCCTCAGTTTATGATGCCCTTGTACGTTTGGCCCAGACTTTCTCAATGCGCTACCCAGTAGTAAACGGACAGGGTAACTTCGGATCCGTTGACGGTGATCCTCCTGCTGCAATGCGGTATACCGAATCAAGGTTGCAGCGGGTTGCGGAGGAGATGGTCCGTGATATAAAGAAGGAGACCGTCGATTTCGGACCTAACTATGACGACTCCATGGATGAGCCCCTGGTATTACCGGCGGCTTTTCCCTATATGCTGGCAAACGGGGCCAGTGGAATTGCGGTGGGGATGGCCACCAATATTCCTCCCCATAACCTGAATGAAATCTGCAAGGGCATTGCGGCATATATCGAAAATCCGGATATTACCATTGATGAGCTGATGCATTTTATTAAGGGTCCTGATTTTCCTACCGGAGGAATAATCTTTGGTCGCCGGGGTATAAAGAAAGCCTATAAAACTGGAAAAGGCAAGATTGTCGTTCGGTCACGTTTTGTTCTTGAGCAGATGAAGAACGGAAAAGAGCGTATTATCGTTACTGAACTGCCCTACGCTGTAAACAAAGCCAATCTGCTTATTCGTATTGCTGAACTGATAAAAGATCGTAAAATTGACGGAATATCCGATCTGCGGGACGAATCAGACCGTAATGGTATGCGTGTTGTAATCGAACTGAAAAAAGGCGCGATACCCAAAGTCATTCTCAATCAGCTATTTACCCATACATCGTTACAGCAGAATTTTAACGTAAATAACCTGGCTCTGGTAAAGGGAAGACCTCAAATTCTGACTTTAAAAGATGCGGTTGTCTATTTTGTCGAACACCGTGAAGAGGTTGTGACCCGCAGGACGCGTTATGACTTGCGAAGGGCTCAGGAACGGGAACACATTCTCATCGGTTTGAAGATCGCCCTGGATAATATTGACGAAGTTATCCGGGTTATAAAGTCTTCCCGAAACGTAGATACAGCCAGGGAAAACCTGATGAACGGCTTTGAGCTTTCTGAAAAACAGGCCCAGGCGATACTTGATATGCGCCTTCAGAAGCTGACCAGTCTTGAAACCCAGAAGATAATTGATGAGTTAAATGAAATCAGGGCCCTGATTGCCTATTTACAGGATCTTTTGTCAGATCCTAAAAAGATCCTCAACGTTGTTAAAGAAGAAACTCTGGAAATCGCCCAAAAATTTGGAGATGACAGACGCACAGAAATCCTTATTGATGAAGTTGAAGAGATCAATATTGAAGACTTGATCAAGAAAGAGGACATGGTTGTTCTGACTACGAATCGCGGTATGATAAAACGGGTTCCCGTAAGCGCCTACAGAAACCAGGGACGTGGAGGAAAAGGCTCAATGTCTGCGAATCTCAGGGATGAGGACTTTATCGAGAACCTTTTTATTGCCTCAACCCACGACCATGTGATGTTTATTACCAGCGAAGGCAAGGCATACTGGATTAAGGTGCACGAAATTCCTGAAGGATCCAGAAACACCCGCGGCACGAATATTCGTGCTTTACTGCAGATCTCTGCTGATGAGGAGATTACTGCGGTAGTTTCGATCAAGGATTTTGACCAGGAAGGGTATCTTTTTATGGGAACCAGCCGGGGAGTGGTTAAGAAGGTTAAGATAAGCGACTTTTCCAATGCCCGCAGCCGGGGAATACGTGCCATAAACCTTGATTCAGGGGACCGGTTGATCAGTGCCCAGCTTACCGGCGGAGATAATGATCTGGTTATGGTGTCCAAACACGGTATGGCCCTGCGTTTTCGTGAAGAAGCAGTACGGTCCATGGGTCGCGCCTCACGGGGTGTTCAGGGGATAAAGCTGCAGAAAGAGGATGAACTTGCTGGAGTTTTGTGTGTACATCCGGAAGAAAAAATGATGCTTCTGTCTGAATACGGCTATGGTAAGCGAATAGACTATGAAAACTTTAATCCTCATGGAAGAGCAACCAGAGGCCAGATTGCCTACAGAGTATCCGAGAAAACAGGGGAAGTTATCGGTGTATCTTCGTTAAAAGAGGAAGATGAGATAGTGTGCATAACTTCACAGGGAAACACAATCAAAATAAGGTCGAATGAAGTGTCAGTGATGGGAAAATCGGCCTTTGGCGTTCGTGTTGTCAATATTGCCTCTCCTGATGTGGTGATTGGAATGGCACGGGTTGTAAAAGAAGATGATGAGGAAAAACTGGAACCAGAAAGTACCTAG
- the gyrB gene encoding DNA topoisomerase (ATP-hydrolyzing) subunit B, with protein sequence MQETYSAEHIQVLKGLDAVRKRPGMYIGSTGPDGLHHLVYEIVDNSIDEALAGYCSDIQVTLEKGNIVRVVDNGRGIPVDMHPVEQVSALEIVMTRLHAGGKFDKNSYKVSGGLHGVGVSVVNALSEWCEVEVHREGKIYAQTYERGIPKEPVRSIGPTELKGTTIWFKADDEIFETIEYSFEILSNRLRELAFLNKGIRIIITDDRLTTPKVHEFKFDGGVKSFVEFLNKNRTVIQKEPIYFHVTKDNSELEVAIEYNDGFNESIYCFVNNINTREGGTHLVGFKSALTRTFNDLLRKSKYAKKMEETFSGDDTREGLTAVISIKIANPQFEGQTKAKLGNSEVKGLVDSIVSENLSWYFDENPHTAEKLLDKIMTAAKARAAARKARDLTRRKNLLDSTGLPGKLADCSEKDPSKCEIFIVEGDSAGGSAKQGRDRHFQAILALWGKMLNVEKTRVDKVIGNDKLQPVISSLGAGIGSDFDITKVRYHKVIIMADADVDGSHIRTLLLTFFFRYLRPLLEAGYVYIAMPPLYKISVGKKIHYAYNDAERDRVLNSLEVSEDKAGIQRYKGLGEMNPDQLWETTMNPASRNIMQVRLDDAVEADTMFTTLMGECVEPRRKFIEENALLVSNLDV encoded by the coding sequence ATGCAAGAAACCTATTCCGCAGAGCATATTCAGGTCCTGAAGGGGCTGGATGCAGTCCGTAAACGACCTGGAATGTACATTGGTTCAACCGGTCCGGATGGTCTTCATCATCTGGTATACGAGATAGTTGATAACAGTATTGACGAGGCCCTGGCTGGCTATTGTTCTGATATTCAGGTGACCCTTGAAAAGGGGAACATAGTTCGGGTAGTCGACAACGGCCGCGGTATACCTGTAGACATGCACCCTGTCGAGCAGGTCAGTGCCCTCGAGATCGTTATGACTCGTCTGCACGCTGGCGGCAAGTTCGACAAGAACAGCTATAAAGTTTCCGGAGGACTCCACGGCGTTGGTGTTTCGGTCGTAAATGCCCTTTCCGAATGGTGCGAGGTAGAGGTTCACCGGGAAGGTAAAATATACGCCCAGACGTATGAACGGGGTATTCCGAAGGAACCTGTACGGTCGATTGGACCTACCGAATTGAAAGGCACAACCATTTGGTTTAAAGCGGACGATGAAATCTTCGAGACAATAGAGTACAGCTTTGAAATACTTTCCAATCGTTTACGGGAACTGGCATTCCTCAATAAAGGAATCAGGATAATTATTACCGACGACCGTCTTACCACCCCAAAGGTGCATGAGTTCAAATTCGACGGCGGTGTTAAGTCTTTCGTTGAGTTTCTTAACAAAAACCGTACGGTTATTCAGAAAGAACCTATCTATTTTCATGTAACAAAGGATAACAGCGAGCTTGAAGTTGCCATTGAATACAACGATGGTTTCAATGAGAGCATCTACTGCTTTGTTAATAATATAAACACCCGGGAAGGCGGAACTCATCTTGTCGGTTTCAAATCCGCGTTAACAAGGACGTTTAATGATTTATTAAGAAAGTCCAAATACGCCAAAAAGATGGAAGAGACCTTCTCCGGGGATGACACCAGAGAGGGTTTGACTGCTGTAATCTCCATCAAAATTGCGAACCCCCAGTTCGAAGGTCAGACCAAGGCAAAACTTGGAAACTCCGAGGTCAAGGGATTGGTTGACTCCATAGTGTCGGAGAACCTCTCCTGGTACTTTGATGAGAATCCTCATACAGCAGAAAAGCTCCTGGACAAGATTATGACCGCTGCCAAGGCGAGGGCTGCAGCCCGTAAGGCTCGGGATTTGACGCGTCGGAAAAACCTGTTGGACAGTACCGGACTGCCGGGTAAACTGGCTGACTGCTCTGAAAAAGATCCCAGTAAATGCGAGATCTTTATTGTAGAGGGAGACTCTGCAGGCGGCAGTGCCAAGCAGGGGCGGGACCGTCACTTTCAGGCAATTCTTGCGCTGTGGGGAAAAATGCTCAATGTCGAGAAGACCAGGGTAGACAAGGTAATCGGTAATGACAAACTTCAGCCTGTAATATCTTCCCTGGGAGCAGGGATCGGAAGTGATTTTGATATTACAAAAGTCCGGTATCATAAGGTAATCATCATGGCGGATGCCGATGTAGACGGCTCCCATATTCGTACACTGCTGCTCACATTTTTCTTCCGGTATCTGCGGCCTCTTCTTGAAGCGGGATATGTGTACATAGCAATGCCGCCTCTGTATAAGATCTCCGTGGGAAAGAAGATTCACTACGCCTATAACGACGCTGAACGTGATCGTGTATTGAACAGTCTCGAGGTTTCTGAAGACAAGGCAGGAATTCAACGCTACAAGGGTCTTGGCGAGATGAATCCTGACCAGTTATGGGAAACCACTATGAATCCGGCTTCCCGTAATATTATGCAGGTTCGTCTGGATGATGCTGTTGAAGCGGATACCATGTTTACAACTCTTATGGGTGAGTGTGTTGAGCCGCGCAGAAAGTTTATTGAAGAGAATGCGCTGCTTGTTTCTAATCTGGATGTGTAG
- the dnaA gene encoding chromosomal replication initiator protein DnaA: MNSVDWDYSLFWKEALHQIRHDLSEQEFMMWFKNLKYESSNQNSIILIVPSVFYRDQVKQRYQSIIEEKLKELSGSPIGIDYVIQKNDTASSNSGNNGDIKESKIEEPSSSVRAHRAPPIQTKPSVPAERTLVRQKHPHLRGDYTFENFVIGENNSFAANAAIAIAKNPGTSYNPCLIYGGVGLGKTHLVQSIGNTAHMNFDSFKVVYVTSETFTNEFIQAIKDGKNAQFKSRYRNVDLLLIDDIQFLQGKDQTQEELFHTFNALYDANKQMVFTCDRPVSELKNLTARLQSRFERGLNVDLQPPNFETRYAILKRKIEEKGVDISDEVITLICNRITTNVRDLEAALTKLIAYADLLNKRVTLEIAEQQLKDVFNNTRTGNISIDVIQKVVADHYSLSHNDMRGKKRTKAIAFPRQVAMYIVREITEYSTTEVGLAFGGRDHTTVMHACQRVESRMKTDSALEPTIQQLIRAIKEYGTNS; the protein is encoded by the coding sequence ATGAACAGCGTCGACTGGGACTATAGCTTGTTCTGGAAAGAGGCTTTACATCAAATACGTCATGATCTTTCAGAGCAGGAGTTCATGATGTGGTTTAAAAACCTGAAATATGAGTCATCAAATCAGAACTCTATAATACTTATTGTCCCCTCAGTCTTTTACAGAGATCAGGTTAAACAGCGCTATCAGAGCATTATTGAAGAAAAACTGAAGGAACTGAGCGGAAGTCCCATAGGCATCGACTATGTAATACAAAAGAATGATACAGCTTCTTCAAACAGCGGGAATAACGGGGATATAAAGGAAAGTAAGATAGAAGAACCTTCTTCCTCGGTCCGTGCACACAGGGCACCGCCGATTCAGACGAAACCTTCAGTTCCTGCGGAGAGAACCCTTGTACGGCAAAAACATCCCCATCTGAGGGGAGATTATACTTTTGAAAACTTTGTCATCGGCGAAAACAACTCCTTTGCCGCCAATGCGGCTATTGCAATCGCCAAAAACCCTGGTACCTCATATAACCCCTGTCTAATCTACGGCGGGGTCGGTCTTGGAAAAACACACCTTGTTCAATCCATCGGCAATACCGCCCACATGAACTTTGATTCTTTCAAGGTGGTCTATGTCACCTCAGAGACCTTTACTAATGAGTTTATCCAGGCCATCAAGGACGGAAAAAACGCCCAGTTCAAGAGCCGGTACCGAAACGTAGACCTTCTTCTTATTGACGATATCCAGTTTCTGCAGGGAAAGGACCAGACCCAGGAGGAGCTCTTCCATACCTTCAACGCCCTGTACGACGCCAACAAACAGATGGTTTTTACCTGCGACCGTCCCGTTTCTGAACTGAAAAATCTAACCGCCCGCCTGCAAAGCAGGTTTGAACGTGGTTTGAATGTCGATCTTCAGCCTCCCAACTTTGAAACCCGGTATGCCATTCTTAAGCGAAAGATTGAAGAAAAAGGTGTCGACATATCCGATGAAGTAATCACCCTTATCTGTAATCGGATTACCACAAACGTTCGTGACCTCGAGGCGGCCCTGACAAAACTCATTGCCTACGCAGACCTTTTAAATAAACGGGTAACCCTGGAGATCGCCGAACAGCAGCTGAAGGATGTGTTCAACAATACCCGCACCGGCAACATCTCTATTGATGTCATTCAAAAGGTTGTGGCGGATCACTACAGCCTCTCTCACAACGACATGCGGGGAAAAAAGCGGACCAAGGCAATTGCCTTTCCACGGCAGGTTGCCATGTATATTGTCAGGGAGATCACCGAATACTCCACTACCGAGGTCGGGCTGGCTTTCGGAGGCCGGGACCACACTACTGTTATGCACGCCTGTCAGCGGGTAGAAAGCCGCATGAAGACTGATTCAGCCCTGGAACCGACCATCCAGCAGCTTATCAGGGCAATAAAGGAGTATGGAACAAACTCTTAG
- the dnaN gene encoding DNA polymerase III subunit beta, translating to MKFTCDKASILREVSIAQEIISSRNALSILSNVLIEVADNTLTLKATDLKVGFETQVPVEVAVPGSTTIYCDKFLGILRSLPDGEIEFEQQDTRLIIRPLFKKIDFQLKSITSDKYPEIQDVSQDAYFQVSQAELIEMINQTIFAISDDETRYFMNGVYFEKSESVLVMVATDGRRLSYIMKEVDGSIPDFNGVIIPPKILNLVRKLASGEGSINIAVTDKNIFMQFDNQKVSSNLIEGQFPNYRRVIPDSQEYRIVINRGELMDALKRVSLLVEQKSRRVYMTLNENSLILNSEESEIGIAREEIACDYSGPETTIALNYLYLIDPLKVIDNEDIAIEYTEANKAISILSIPPGDYFHIVMPMQLD from the coding sequence ATGAAATTTACCTGCGATAAAGCGAGTATTTTGAGGGAAGTATCCATCGCCCAGGAAATCATTTCGTCACGAAATGCTCTCTCCATACTATCCAATGTTCTGATCGAAGTTGCGGATAATACCCTGACCCTGAAAGCCACGGATCTCAAGGTCGGTTTTGAAACGCAGGTACCTGTGGAGGTAGCCGTTCCGGGGAGTACCACAATCTACTGCGATAAATTCCTTGGAATACTGCGCAGTCTGCCGGACGGGGAAATCGAGTTTGAACAGCAGGATACCCGTCTGATTATCCGGCCTCTCTTCAAAAAGATTGATTTTCAGCTGAAGAGTATTACCTCCGACAAATACCCTGAAATCCAGGATGTCTCCCAGGATGCCTATTTTCAGGTTTCCCAGGCAGAGCTGATCGAGATGATCAACCAGACTATATTCGCAATTTCCGATGACGAGACCCGTTATTTTATGAACGGTGTCTATTTTGAGAAGAGCGAATCTGTTTTGGTTATGGTTGCCACTGACGGCAGACGTCTATCCTACATTATGAAAGAGGTCGACGGCAGCATTCCGGATTTTAATGGCGTTATTATTCCGCCGAAAATTCTCAACCTGGTACGAAAACTGGCCTCCGGCGAGGGATCAATCAATATTGCCGTTACCGATAAGAATATCTTTATGCAGTTCGATAACCAAAAAGTCTCCTCCAACCTGATTGAAGGACAGTTTCCTAACTACCGACGGGTCATTCCCGATTCCCAGGAGTATCGAATTGTCATTAATCGCGGTGAATTGATGGATGCCCTCAAACGTGTTTCCCTGCTGGTGGAGCAGAAATCCCGGCGGGTGTATATGACCCTGAATGAAAACAGCCTGATTCTGAATTCTGAAGAGAGCGAGATAGGTATTGCCAGAGAGGAAATTGCTTGTGATTATTCAGGACCGGAAACAACCATCGCCCTGAATTACCTCTATCTGATCGATCCGCTTAAAGTCATCGACAATGAGGATATCGCCATTGAGTACACCGAGGCGAACAAGGCTATTTCCATCCTGTCGATTCCTCCCGGGGACTATTTTCATATCGTTATGCCCATGCAGCTTGACTGA
- the recF gene encoding DNA replication and repair protein RecF (All proteins in this family for which functions are known are DNA-binding proteins that assist the filamentation of RecA onto DNA for the initiation of recombination or recombinational repair.) produces MGFRRVAVFGYRNLQDAAVDTGAEEIFLVGENGQGKTNFLEAVYFLSFGSSFRSASDSLIPRAGQKSGEKEFSVRGHFQDSERDIDIVLKYQEGKKEIRLDGKQVRDRKELVSNIPCIVFTHGDIDFVAGRPERRRWFINQIMSLFNPLFIDLLRRYNRLIKNKNLVLKEGPASLLDSYDLQIAQAGLEIQRRRRETIQDFNRTFSRLFSEISRISGDVSIEYRPSWKDAENEEQIVRFLASQRNKDLEQGMCGSGPHRDRIRFIHQGRDYVQTASTGQLRLISLVLRVAQSIFFTEKTRKKPVLLLDDVLLELDLERRKRFLASLPGYEQAFFTFLPDEPYREYQKPGTLILRVESGILKLV; encoded by the coding sequence ATGGGATTCCGTCGCGTTGCCGTCTTCGGATACCGGAATCTTCAGGATGCGGCCGTAGACACCGGGGCGGAAGAGATATTTCTTGTTGGAGAAAACGGCCAGGGAAAGACTAACTTTCTTGAAGCCGTCTATTTTCTCTCTTTTGGAAGCTCCTTTCGTTCCGCGTCGGACTCACTGATACCGAGGGCCGGACAAAAGTCCGGAGAAAAGGAGTTTTCAGTACGGGGACATTTCCAGGATTCAGAACGGGATATCGATATAGTCCTCAAGTACCAGGAAGGCAAAAAAGAGATCCGCTTGGATGGTAAACAGGTCAGGGACCGTAAGGAGCTTGTTTCCAACATTCCCTGTATTGTTTTTACCCACGGGGATATTGATTTTGTCGCCGGCCGTCCGGAGAGACGCCGCTGGTTCATTAACCAGATCATGAGCCTTTTTAATCCTCTTTTTATCGATCTGCTGCGCCGCTACAACCGGCTGATAAAAAATAAAAACCTGGTTCTTAAAGAGGGCCCTGCCTCTCTCCTCGACAGCTATGATCTTCAGATTGCCCAGGCGGGCCTGGAAATCCAGCGGCGACGCCGGGAAACCATTCAGGACTTCAACCGTACCTTCAGTCGACTTTTCAGCGAAATATCCCGGATCAGCGGCGACGTAAGCATTGAATACCGACCTTCCTGGAAGGACGCGGAGAATGAAGAGCAGATTGTACGGTTCCTCGCCTCACAGCGAAATAAGGATCTGGAACAGGGAATGTGCGGCTCAGGACCACACCGCGACCGGATACGTTTTATTCACCAGGGAAGAGATTACGTGCAGACCGCCTCTACCGGACAGCTGCGGCTGATCTCTCTCGTGCTCAGGGTGGCCCAAAGCATATTTTTTACCGAGAAAACCCGGAAAAAGCCGGTACTGCTGCTGGACGATGTCCTGCTTGAACTGGATCTTGAACGGCGCAAACGTTTTCTGGCCTCCCTCCCCGGTTACGAGCAGGCCTTTTTTACCTTTCTTCCGGATGAACCCTATCGTGAATACCAGAAGCCCGGGACCCTGATCTTACGAGTCGAATCTGGTATACTTAAACTCGTATGA